The Thermovirga sp. genome segment ATGACTTCCAGGGCCGGAAGTCTGCCCTTACCTTCATAACCGCAAGCAAGGAATCCCTCCCCAGGTTCGAAGACCCTGTACCCAAGATCCCTGCATCGAAGGACATTACCGTGGACAGCGCGGTGTTTCCACATGAAGACGTTCATGGCCGGGAAGATCATAACGGGCTTTCTTGATGCCAGGATTGACGCGGCGAGGATATCCGAGGCATCCCCCCACGCCGCTTTGTGAAGGAAGGAAGCTGTCGCCGGGGCGATGAGGATGATATCGGCCCATTCCGACAAATTGATGTGAGGAATCTTCCATCCCTCTTCTCGCGACAGGAAATCCTCTTCCTGCCAGACCCGCCTGCCGGAGAGGGTGGAAATTACCAGCGACGAGACAAACTTTTCAGCAGCTGAAGTGAGGGCGGTTTCCACTTCCCAACCGAATTTTCTGAACTCCCTGACCAGTTCCGGGGCCTTGTAAGCCGAGATGCCGCCGCATACCCCCAGCAAAAGTTTACGATCCTTTTTCCACTCCACGGACATCATTCTGGTCTCCTTCCGGAGCGGTCGCGAGACCGGCTTCGGGAATCTCGACGATGATCTTTCCTTCCTCGATCTCTCTTATCGCCTGTTGGATGGGGTTGAAGTACAACTCGCCCTCTTCCAGGTTCAAGCGTCCCTTCTTTTCGCTCAGTTGTCTCGCCCGTCTTGCGATGACGCAGGCCATGAGATACTTGTTCGACAATATAGATGGATCGTTCGCCCTGTCGGACTTTTTTGTCACGGGTTATATCACCTCGCGGAAAATATTTACGGGGTTTGATGGGGGTTCCTGTAGCTCTCGATTATCCCCTTGAGCGTTTCAAGGGCTTTATCGACATCGTCGTTGACGACCAGGTGATCATACCTTGCCGAGAGAAGCATCTCGTCCCTGGACCCCTTCAGGCGGTTCCTGAGATCTGCTTCTTTTTCGGTCCCCCTCCCCTGGAGCCTGCTTCTGAGTTCCTCCTCCGAGGGTGGTAGTATAAATATCAGCACAGCCTCCGGCTCCGATTCCTTGACCTGGAGGGCGCCCTGGACATCTATCTCCAGTATCACGTCGCGGCCGCCGGCGAGGATCCTCTCCACGTTTTCCTTCAGTGTCCCGTAGAGGTTTCCGTGTA includes the following:
- the gmk gene encoding guanylate kinase, producing the protein MTPIAKGRLFVISGPSGVGKGTLRKALFKAAKGLEYSVSCTTREPRNREIDGVDYEFIGLERFRTLVKEDRFLEWADVHGNLYGTLKENVERILAGGRDVILEIDVQGALQVKESEPEAVLIFILPPSEEELRSRLQGRGTEKEADLRNRLKGSRDEMLLSARYDHLVVNDDVDKALETLKGIIESYRNPHQTP